From Hippoglossus hippoglossus isolate fHipHip1 chromosome 14, fHipHip1.pri, whole genome shotgun sequence:
TGCTGTTTAAAGGTCTAACCCCTATATACCAAAATTACAGAAAGTTAGTTGTTTGTTGATTGTTTGCATATCATATTTGTTGAGGTTGGactttttgtatttgtactttaaaaTTTCTAAaatgatagtgtgtgtgtgtagaatgagatatttttcaaatagaaaatacagagaattGTTATTGTATAACTTTAAACtatctggtgttttttttggcTCTGACGGATGTAACTGCAGCTGCAGGGTCAACATGACCTTCCTTACACAGACGGAGGGAAATGAGTATATAATCAGATCCTGGAGAAACATCCAGTAAGGCCGTTAACTGACATCGTAACGTTCCATCACATTATCAGTTCTGTATTGGAAGTACTCTCACATATACCAACATTTGGTACATTCTCTACTGTTCTTTCCCCGGTACAGTAACTCTAATCACTTGTACGACCTCCCTTCCGGAGTTAAAGTCACACGACTGTTCTCTTCAGGAGCACTCGTCTCTTTTCCACACTATCACCATGTTCTTGTCACTGAGGGCCACCAGGTAGCGTAGCTCAGGGTCCATTGCTACACTGTTGATGGAGGGGCCCTCCACTTGGCACTGACCCTTCCCCACCGGCGTCGGCCACTCCAACACCTgccaagacaaaaaaaagaaaagagtctGTAAATCATAGATGTTTACAAAATTGTCCTTGCCATAGGCTTTACCCAACAATATTTCATGCAAGGAGAGTTATGAAGTAAGGGAACATTTCTATGCGATACCTCAGTGGGCTGAATGGGTTTCCCGCTCTGGAAACTGTTGTTCTGGAGGTCGGTGATGTGGTATGTCCACAGTCGTCCTTTGTCGTCACCACACACTACGTAGACTTGTCCTAAACAGAggggaacaaacacacacatattcaaatgTCACTATCACAGCAGGAATAACTCATCAACAAAACACATTCCCTAACCCCTTATCTTAAAcctcacaactaaatgcctgaCCGCTTAAGTAAATTACAATTTATCTTAAAGCACTTAAACCTTAAAGCacttaaacctttttttaataaCACTTACATGTTTCCATTTGAATCAAACTTCTCATgttaatacatgtatatatttttgaatataGATAGAAATGATATATCATTTTTAACATTGCTCTATTCAATTaatcattaaaacaataaagatgGTGACtatatttcattcttttttactttaaaccatTCTTGTATTTTCATATGGTGTATTAtaaggtgtgtttgtgcctctTAACTGATTTTAATGTTTGGTTTTACTGTAATTATTCTTGTGTTTATAAATTATGTATTGTAAGGTGTAAATGATTTTAACTTTATGAAACCCCATGAAAGACTATTTAAAGGTTTTAACCCTTTTCAGACTCGTGTGAAACAAAGTCTTAATCCCCACAACAATACTTTTACTCAAAATTGCTCCTCGCATTACAGGCTTTGTTTCTCTGCCACTCAAACACAAAGCTCAGGAAACACGGTAAACTGGTGGAGCCtcaaactgagacaaacaagCTGGTGGCTGGACTGAAGCAGAACAAACTGTCTCTGTTATGTCCCCCTCCTTCGAGCCACTGACAGACTCCCTAATCCAAGCATATGGTCGACGGCCTCCTTGTACAGAACAAACTGTTAAAGTTGAAGGTAATAAAAGTCTGGCGAGCACTGTGGAAATTCACTCCACTGCCTTTGGCGCCCCCTAGCTACCCCAAGTGCTATGAACCCTCTAAATTCAAACTATAAACCAGGATTATATTTATGGAAAGAGTCACTGAGCTTTTGTGCCTGGAAAAGATGATTTAAGAAATGAAACCAACATGATGAATGCAGCTCGACTGTTGATGTGAACTTACCGGGGCAGGTGTTGAGAGCCAGGTAAGGAATCTCTGTGTTGGCCCACTGCAGCTCGGCCAGAACCACCGCACACACCGTCCTGTTCTTCTTGTCGGGCCGCTGAGCCTTtgtcctgctccagctccacaaGTAAATAGAACCGTGCAGGTGGTTCTTGGAGGCTAGAGGAGCCCAATGAggtagaggagaaaaaaagattaaattagAGATTAAGCATGAGGGAGCACATGTCTGAGGTCCTGTAAAGATACAGAGCTTCTCTTACCCACTATGTCATTAGCAAGGAAACTCAGGCCATCAACAGTGTGGTAGTCATGATCTTCGTCTTCCTTCTTATAAATGGGGAAAGTTATCTCCATCTCCTTGGACctactgaagaaaaaaaacacatcatattCTACCTGCATGTCAGTCTGTATAATTTTATACCCAGTAAAACTCCAGATAACAAACCCAGTGTTGTGCAGACATGTGCTGTTGTCTCTACATTAATGTGAGGGCATTCATTTTAACCATCTTTACTATAAAACGTGGAATCTGTAAGTACGTTTATGTTCATCACTGCAAAGCACTTGAAAAGAATCGGACACctacaagcaaacaaacatttgtgCATCTTCATGTGATAAGTGTCTTTACCTCTTGGTGGTGCTGTTGTTACCGAGTTGCGTGTTGAAGCAGTGCAGGCCGTCCTCGCAGGCCGTGAGCAGGTGAGTGCTGGGCGACGTGGGCGGGAGGCAGATGTGCAGGGGGGTGGCGCTGGTTTCCAACAGCATCAGCTGACTGGATCAACAAACAGAGCAAAAAATATTCTCAACATCACAGCCTGAACCTCCAAGCTCATCTTAAGAGGAATGATTGAAGAAGCAAATAAAAACCACATTAAAAATACCAAGTTAAACTTTGGtgacttgttttaaaaagaaacagccCTAACTTTCTGATCAAACTGTTGTTCCACAGACATTTCTAATCAGTGAAGTACAGAAGCAGAAATACTCACACAACTTTGAAGTTGTACTGGCTGTCCACTCCACCGATGTCCCACATCACGATCTTGTTATCATAAGATCCCGCTGCAGGAGAAAAGGTGAGGGATGAACAAATGCTCGTAAAGTAGGACTGTCAAAGACCCTGAGTCAGGTATAAATCCACTGGGACTGTCCAAAACTTTACAGGCAAATAAGGTTTCAAGCTGTTCGTTATACccctgaaatgtttttttaacctttatttaaaatgtaaaaactgaaagtgaaaaacatgtCCATCACTGCACAGATTGAATGCAGCAGGTCTCAGTTAAACCAGGAGACTGGTGTGGAAACTGTGAATCTGTAAGAAGTGACTCACTGAAGAGGAAGTTTCCCTGCTGGTGGTTGAAGCGGAGGACGGACAGCGCCTTGCGGCTGGCTCTGAACTCCCCGTAGGCCATGTTGTTTCTGGGGTGGATCAGTTTGACCAGTCCTCTCTTTCCACCGGCCGCCAGGATGCTGCAGTGCTGCGCCGGGGCCCCGCCTCCCCTGGACATCAACACCGTGGACCAGGCCAACGAGAAGAACTCCTGTTTggagaaagaaacaacatttaagGACATAAacatgatgtttttcatcaggCTACTTTCCCTGCAGCACCAGTTTAACATGTCCATCACAGATTTATAAGCAGACATCTTTGACCAAAGGGAAGAAATAGGAGAAGATTCTTGTAATTTGGGGAAAACTGTCATAACCACGAGGACGGAAAATTAGATTAATTTCAATGACGTCTTGAATTTTTCTTCACAAGCAAATTCGGCCAAAGTTATTCTAACCAAAGTTACTGAAATCTTGGAGAATTAATGGAACAGACCTCTCCGGAAACTTTATACTTCTTCATCACCATCCCCGTTTCACAGtcaatcacacagacagagtcTCCTCCACAGGTTGCCACCAAGCGGCTTCCAGCAGAATCATCTGTCAGTACAGGAGAGAGATTAACAAAGAAAagttaaacatatttttaaagcCTGCAATTTCCTCACTTAAAgcctcctgttctcctccatatctctgcagctgctttgaCGTATGTGAGGGAACTGATCGTCATGTACCTGTGGAATCTGGCAGCGGCTGGAAAGCACAGGCCCACAGCTGAGTGGAGAAGTCGTCTGAGTTGTCCTGTTTACTGTGACACTGGAGCACGTGTAGAGGCTTCAGACGCAACGGCTGCAGACGGGAAGAAACAGGGGCATAAAGGAAGGGAGTTTAATGACCTGACATTCGCACAATAACAACTTAATTTTAAGTATTGGGATTGAGCTGGATTGAACCCATTACAGACATTGTATGACCACATGCAAATGCCTCACAGTTGTTTCTCTTATCAGATGCATTTACTTTACCttgctgcagctcttcactgTCGGCATCACAAGTTTTTGCAGCTTTGTGGCAGTGGAATCTTTTCTGTTGATATTTTCCTCCTGTTCAATCTGAGCTCTGTCATCTTTTTTAGTAGCCCTCTTGGGCGTGTCCTTCCTCGGCCGACCTCTGGTGGGGGTTAACGGAGGCTGCTCGGTTTTGCGGGGGCTTATCCGGACGCCGTCGGTTAGCGTCTGAGATTTGAGGCGGAGGGTAGTTTTGCGAGGACTGACTTGGACCGGGGTGTCTGGGAGATCTGAACGCAGCTTTTTGAGAGGCGTCAGTCTTACGCTGGGGTCCACTACTGGAGTTTGTTTCCTCTTGGTAGGAGTTGAGATTTCCTGAAAAAGGCAAATGCATGATATAAACCACACTGCAGGAACTAATTAATTACAGACTCTAAATGCCATATTTTCTATACTATCACTTGAATATATAATTGCTGTGGACATAACCAcagatttttagatttttctatGTTAGGTTTAGGTCCAGTGAACAAAACACCTGATTAGATCCACACTGAGCAAAGGAAGCCACCATTACAATCTAAAGACAGTGCCCAGTTGAAAGTCAACATGAGCATCCAGTAAAGCTTGGAACAAACATGAATTTATAGCAGTTCATCCCTCAAATCCTTACACAGTTGTCTTTTGTATCAGTGAACTCGTTGCTCTCCGGTTCTTTCTTTGGTTCCACCAGAGAGAGCAGGTACTCTTTAGCTATAATCTCCACCTAAAACAAACCGAAGCACAGAGACGGTTACTAAAAATGACAGACGGCCAAACAAGAGAAAATGTCAGCACAGGACATCCTGAACTAACCTTCCATTTGGTGAAGTCAGAGACTGAGCTGGGTCCATATTTAACCTGCTGTCGGGCGGCATTGACAAAGTTCGTCTCCAGGGTCGACAGCTTCTCTGCTGTGACGGGATCTGGGAGATTGAAGCTCTTCTCCCAAACTGCGATTgtctaaaataacaaaagacaGTTTGTTCACCGACAGGAAGAACCTGAAAATTTAGATTGATAACTGGCACACCAGTCAAAATAATCAGTCAGTTTCATACCCGGGTCCTCAGGTTCTCACTGTAGACGAAGCGTAAGTGGTTGGCACTGGTACTGACATCTTTACCGTTGTACATCCTCAGTTTGGGTAACAAGACCATCAGCTTGTGATTATCACTCACCTGAGGAAGAGAAGCAACATTAACAGTCTACTTATGATTCCTTTTCCGCTAATTGAGCGAATCATCTCATTAATAAGTGAGGATCTTTTTATACCATCATGTTTGTCTTTGCACTCAACATGTCCGGTATTAGTTTGAACTTGTTTGCTTAAAGTTTAATAACATTAGAGCGGCTTCATGGAGAACGGCACCACTTCATTAACATACAAATATAGGCAATGTATTCAGAGAGGTGCTCCAAATCAAATCCCCTTCATTTAAAGTACCTGAGGTGTAAGTATGAAGTTTTGCTGCACATCATTCCCAAAGGAAAATACTGATATTCTGCATAATTTTGCCAATAGTGTGAATATTCTCATCTCTGCATTTTTTGCCGTGTCCTCACAGTGATATAAAGGTTgtcctccagcttcagctcctccaggaggcTTAGAGACTCCAGAGTCGTAACATCCTCCATCTGGTTGTCGCTGAGGTCCAGGTAGCGAAGCGCAGGCAGCTCCAGATTCTTGGGAAACTCCTGGATTCTGTTCCCAGACAGGTCCCACCGCTCAAGGGACCTGAGACTGGACAGCAGCTTGACGGGCAAATCCTGATGCTTCAGTTGGAGCTTGGACAGACTAGAGGAGCAGAGAGCTTCAAGTTAGTGTTTCCACATAGCAGGGAATCAAATATAATCTGTGGCCACTTTTTAATCTGAGCATTATTATTTACTCTCCTGGTTAGAGGAGGTTTGTAGGTTACGGACTGACACCTAAAGAGCAAACACTAAATACTGAGGGGAAAAAGCCAGCTTACTTCAGTGTCTTGATTTGGTCCAGTTTGTTGGTTTTTGGAGAACCTTTCTCCAGCAGAAGTTTCTCTGTTATTTTCTCCATTGTGTATCTGTAGGGAGGAACTCTTGAGTTAAGATACCAAAGAAACAACTGCAGAGCACAGAGGGTATTTGGAGAGTGATCAGATCTCGAACACAACCTCAATGCTTTGACACCTGAACTTggagctgaccacttgtgattggctctTTCAGCAGGAATACCAggtgttaacaccaggtctcAACAAGGTCTTTGTCTCGGTTTCAGTCAAGTTTGCATTTGTACGACCACCACAGGGAGAAGCGTCTGACCTCTCAGCTCGTTTGATTGCTTTTTCACATATTCAAGTGCAGACTGACCCCCTGGGGCACAAGTTTCTATGACTAAACAACGGTCTCAACATATAAAACACAGCCACGGTTCATCCTCATCTCAACATGACTGTTTTATATAAAACCACAGCTCAATCAGCTCTCTTCTTAAATCTACTACTTCTAAAAACATGTGTCAGTCAcaggaaatattaaatatcataGAAACAACACAATCCTTTATCAGTCTCACAACAGTTTccaatattacagcagcaaattCAAAAACAGGCATCAGTGAgaaataataagtaacatgcaatacttaattGGAggtaattataaaaaaaactgtttgggTTCCtactgtttattctttttttatttaaccaaaATTACAGTTGTTATCTCATTCAATTCctataataaaaatacacattcacTGTGTATATATAAGACAGTTAAAGCTAGAGAATATCATTTAGACAATaagcaaacatcacaacacaaattaCAGCCATATTTGCTGTATTTTGAGCTCAAACAATGTTCAGATTACTTTCATGAACTCTACTTCCAGGAATCACCATGAGATatttgtaaagtaaaaacaagtaACTTAAACGCGCAGTGGTTTGCTGATAAACAACAAAGCTTGGCTAACCACGCTTGAAGCACTTTCACTTCCTGGTGTCTCGAGGCACTAACGTTCACATAAAATACAGCAAAACACGTATTCTTGACTTTGAGTGAAGATCCACCTCACGAGTAAACACCAGTTTGATCATAGTTGTGATATTatagattatataaatataataatgtagaTTAAACTACTCACTGACTCCTCAGCAGCTTCAGCGCAGCACCTCCTCAAACTGAGCTTTCCCGGGAAAACTCTAAGCACATCCGGTGGGCGTGGTTTCAGCCATGCGCTGAGCCCAGTACGACGCATGCGCGACAAGCTCAGAGCCGTTGCTACGTTACGGGACCTCTCATATGCACCATGGAtgttattatatcatattatattatattattttcatatacaataaaaaataaaataaaatcaattttatAGATAACAAtagtttgaattaaaaataatcttcctcacttttcatttctcagtTGAAATGAGTTGGTTTTAATAACAGTTATGAATATTCACACAGGTTCCGCTAGGTGGCGATGCTCAGCACTTCTAGCAGTTGAGCTAACCATGTTATTAGCGGAAGTAGCAGCAGGATGATGGCGCCTGCTCCTGACAGCAGCGACTCCCCCTGCGCGTGTAAAGGCGTCCGCCGCTGTCTCGTGTGTGAACAGATTAAGGGAAAGGGTCAGTTGGAGCCGAGTGATCCTGAGGTGAATGTTTCTGGAAACTGTTTTTACCTTGACATCGTTTTTTATGAGCAGGAAAGAGACGCGGCTAATGCTAACGCCACTCACAGCTAGCTACGGGTGCCCTCACAGGACAGTCCAGACTCCCCGAAAAGACGATTCCTTCTGCAAAAGCTTCATAATCAAATCTACTTTGTGCAAATATGTTAAACATGAGCTCGTTTACTTCCATTTAGTCTCATTGTAACAACAAACACGTAAACAATCATCCACATGTTACTACATTACTGTCACGTGTGCCCACTAGAACGCAAGGAGGAGCCCCTTAttgtaaaagtaataatatcATACTCTAAAATACTCTATCACAAGTAAAACCCACGTGGAAAATGTAAGAAGTATTTGAGTCATCAGGAAAAAAATGcagatatattatatataaagttatacTTATAAAGTAAACCAATTCAGTAAAATGTCCCCTCTGACTAATACTACAATGCTCTATATTATTATCACTAATGCATTCATGTGTACgcagcattttactgttgcAGCTGGTTGAGTTTGAGaagatttataatttaaaagtttttctGTAGGACTCCAATTAGTGAACTTGATTGATTTTGAAAATTATGAAAGATGTGCATCACAACTAGCAACAATGCAAGGTCACAACATtaaacatcttgttttgttaACCCATTGTGATGAATTAAAAGAGATCATCCGCTTGTAAGGAACCGTTAAATATTATCCAATATTGCATGAAATATTCCTTACATGattatcaaaaatgtattttctgtcacTGGACAAATTGACGGATCAGCTAAATGGTTTCAACTCTACTTTAAAGTAGCTAAATCTAAAACAAAGCATCATATTTCTGAGTTCTCCATATGTTTTATGTGTAAAATTATTTGAGCATTAACCCGCATGTAACTAAAGCAGTTGTAAAATGTAGAAACTGCCATGaaaagtaaagtacaagtacctaaATGTATTATGTACCATATTAAAGTATAATACTTATACATGTTACACCACTGTCTGCTAGGAAGGATCTTTTTGTTTATGCCGTTACAGTTATGCTGCTTCATTGCTTGATTGACATTGTTCTTCCCGGACAGGAAGTAACTAAAGTCATGAACCTACCACTTTCCTGATAAAGGCATTAATTCAATACTATAACGTTGTGCTTTATCATTACAAACTGACCTAACAGGAATACTATGTCTTAGTAATTAGTAGTAAACctaatgtattgtttttattatttaatgtgaAGGTTGTGCATCATTTTCTCTACAATCCTGAGACAAGACTGGCTGTTTGCGATGATGCAGAGGCTTTGTCCTTTCCCTTTCCTGGTGTCTTCCTGTGGGAGAACTTCATATCAGAAGCGGAGGAGAAGGCGCTGATAAGCTCAATGGACCAGGATGTGTGGAATCATTCCCAGTCTGGGCGAAGGAAACAGGTTATGTCAAATGAAAATCAACATTTGCTTGCTCTAACAATTTGGTAGTTTTGCCACAGGGTTTAACTCGTCCCATCGCAGATACAGTTACACTAACACATTTGAATCAACAAAGAGTACAATAAGTGTAAATGTAAGCGTCTACAAAACATGAATcccattaaattacattattattatctgatgaaatgaacaaaattcTCCTCTTCTGTTGTTGCAGGATTTTGGTCCAAAGGTGAActtcaagaaaaagaaagtacGTGTGGCTGCCTTCAGTGGACTCCCTGCTTTAAGCCAAAAACTAGTGCGCAGGATGCAGCAGGAGCCAAGTCTCTCATGCTTCCAGCCAGTGGAGCAGTGCAATCTGGATTACCATCCTCAGCGAGGCTCTGCCATCGACCCACACCTCGACGACTCCTGGCTGTGGGGGGAACGCCTGGTCACCATCAACATGTTATCAGACACGACGCTCACCATGTCGCTTGAACAGGGTCTGCCTGAGCTGGGACTCGGAGGGGATGTCCAGGTAGCCTTGCATCTCCCTCGCAGATCTTTGGTGGTGTTGTACGACGAGGCACGGCACAGGTGGAAACACGGCATTCACAGGGAGGATGTTCATGATCGTAGAGTTTGCAGCACTTACAGAGAGCTGTCTGCAGAGTTCTTACCTGGAGGGCAGCAGGCGGAGCTGGGAACGCAGCTGTTGAACATGGCTTTGAGTTTTCAAGGAACTCCAATATGAGCTGATCGGATGATGGCAAGGGAAAGCTGTACAACCAGTGATGGGAGTCTGGACTACATGGACACGTCTTGAACTGTTCTGCATTTAAACAGAATGAAGATGTGTCCTTCACAGGGCTGAAGGCTTGAAGTTCGAACCTGTGAATCCTCTTCAAATGCAACAGTTAACAGAGGatacacaacactgacatcacCAGTTCCTTTCCTCTACGAAATTGACCAGTTGACCAGTGCACAATCGATTTTTTAATATGAATGTGAAGATTGCAAATGatacagctgctgctgtggcttaAAAtcaaggaagaagaagaggaaaacaaaacatcattaCTGCATAGGGTCTTGACTTGTGGACTTAAAATGCTGTTATTGATTCCCTTTTGTCCTGTGGCTGTTTGACTAAGTTTGTCCCGGTTAATATTTTGACCAGAACTCTGTTTGTCCAAAACCTGTCAAAAGCAATTGAAGGCACTCCAGGTTTGGTTTGACCTGTGAGTCAACAATGCTCCACGGATTTGAGGCACTGATTGGTTCAAATCTGCACAACGACTAAGTCAAACGCTAAAATGTATGGACGTCCACAAGTATGTCAAAATGCAGTTGTTGCatagaaaagagaaaggaaaaaagaagtCAGGTGTTGGTTCCACCATGACCTTCCAGAACAGTGTTAGTGGAGAACGCCGTCTATCAAGTTGAGATGTATTGAGTGTGAAAGGCCAATGAATATGATTCATGTCATTTCATACTCCTCAAACAATTAAGTGAGCCATTGTGTCCCATATGGGAGCTCCTGTGTAAATGTTATAATCTCATTAACATCATACACATGGCAACTTCCTCTGTTGACTCCTATGGTGTCGATTCTCTTGCAACTACTAGTTGTTTCATCAGAAAGATTCTCCATATCCTCTATAAACTGCCAATGTGATGAAACGGGCAAACAGTATTTTTGATGTCCTTGAATTATATAACTTTAgtgattaaattgtttttttaatcttcttgCTCTTCTTCACAAATGAAGCTGTTAATActtttaataacacaaataaattatttttcatgCATTTGATGTTGTATTATATTGATTGTATTGTGTATTATTTCAGTTCTCCGTACACCTATAATACAGTATTACACTCATAAGAGGCCATTCTCCAtgagtatatatttttatttgagatGGTATCATACTGATGATGCTATTATGCATTTTCACATTATAgtgttgttacattttttttcactcctGCATAGACCTgatcaacatttatttaaaaaaatgttttgtccatttaatgttgatttaattactattatattttcaatttctgcaaTTTCGGTCCACCACACCTTTGACTAGTTACATTGTAATGCTACTTACACGTGAATACACTATTATTAATCCATTATAATACAGTAACATCAATTAAAGGAGGCCATTCTCCATGagaatacttttattttgttttcatagtgatattattattatgcattcTCACATTTTAGTATTGACACTTGTAAGTACTGAGTGCCACTTTTCAGTAAAAGATCAAAACTATTTGCACACCTGCACAGACCTgatcaacatttatttttcataaacaaAAGCATCATTTTTCATGCATTCAATGTCGTATTGATttattgtgttgtgtatttatcaTAATGCAGTAATGACACTCAAAAGAGGCCATTCTCCATGAGTATAATATACTTGATAGTATAATACTGCTGATACTATCATTAGGCATGTTCACACTATAGTATTGTCAGTGTTACCTAAGTCAAAGATAAATATTTGCTCACACTCCTTATCAACATTTATTCTGCATCATGTTTCACCCCAGTTAAACTCGCCCACTGTCCGCGCCTTTATTGTGAAGGTCTGTGCCGGACATCCGTGTTCCcccgggctgctgctgctctgtcggTGCTGAAGCTGCTTCTCTCCCCGGCTGCGAGTCGCTCCGTGCGGCTTATTAACGCCCGGAGTTCATCCTAAGCCGGGTCGGTTTGTCAGGGGGAGGGTGGAACTCGCCGCGCCCGGGACCAGTTGGCTACCTGCGGGCCACGAACATGCCGGACATGTCCTGAGCCGCTGGTTGGAGCGCGGAGCCTCCGTGAGAGACGCTGCTCAGATGTAGCATGTTAGCTAGCAGCTAGTACAGTGTACACACAGCGTTTTGTTCCGGACCGGACGGACCCTGCATGACAAGCCGTGGCCGATGTTAAGCCCGGAGGAGGCGCAGGAACCGCGGCTGTTTTCTTGAAGGACGAGTCGAGGATACCTCCCGGTTGTCCACCTCCAGCCCCGGGGCtgacacccccacccccctggtCGCCGACCGATTTTAATGGCCGGAAATCCGAGGAGGGGCGCCGGACTCATCGGCTTGATGAAGGACGCCTTC
This genomic window contains:
- the lrwd1 gene encoding leucine-rich repeat and WD repeat-containing protein 1, producing the protein MEKITEKLLLEKGSPKTNKLDQIKTLNLSKLQLKHQDLPVKLLSSLRSLERWDLSGNRIQEFPKNLELPALRYLDLSDNQMEDVTTLESLSLLEELKLEDNLYITVSDNHKLMVLLPKLRMYNGKDVSTSANHLRFVYSENLRTRTIAVWEKSFNLPDPVTAEKLSTLETNFVNAARQQVKYGPSSVSDFTKWKVEIIAKEYLLSLVEPKKEPESNEFTDTKDNCEISTPTKRKQTPVVDPSVRLTPLKKLRSDLPDTPVQVSPRKTTLRLKSQTLTDGVRISPRKTEQPPLTPTRGRPRKDTPKRATKKDDRAQIEQEENINRKDSTATKLQKLVMPTVKSCSKPLRLKPLHVLQCHSKQDNSDDFSTQLWACAFQPLPDSTDDSAGSRLVATCGGDSVCVIDCETGMVMKKYKVSGEEFFSLAWSTVLMSRGGGAPAQHCSILAAGGKRGLVKLIHPRNNMAYGEFRASRKALSVLRFNHQQGNFLFTGSYDNKIVMWDIGGVDSQYNFKVVQLMLLETSATPLHICLPPTSPSTHLLTACEDGLHCFNTQLGNNSTTKSRSKEMEITFPIYKKEDEDHDYHTVDGLSFLANDIVASKNHLHGSIYLWSWSRTKAQRPDKKNRTVCAVVLAELQWANTEIPYLALNTCPGQVYVVCGDDKGRLWTYHITDLQNNSFQSGKPIQPTEVLEWPTPVGKGQCQVEGPSINSVAMDPELRYLVALSDKNMVIVWKRDECS
- the alkbh4 gene encoding alpha-ketoglutarate-dependent dioxygenase alkB homolog 4, with product MMAPAPDSSDSPCACKGVRRCLVCEQIKGKGQLEPSDPEVVHHFLYNPETRLAVCDDAEALSFPFPGVFLWENFISEAEEKALISSMDQDVWNHSQSGRRKQDFGPKVNFKKKKVRVAAFSGLPALSQKLVRRMQQEPSLSCFQPVEQCNLDYHPQRGSAIDPHLDDSWLWGERLVTINMLSDTTLTMSLEQGLPELGLGGDVQVALHLPRRSLVVLYDEARHRWKHGIHREDVHDRRVCSTYRELSAEFLPGGQQAELGTQLLNMALSFQGTPI